A region from the Benincasa hispida cultivar B227 chromosome 10, ASM972705v1, whole genome shotgun sequence genome encodes:
- the LOC120087876 gene encoding UPF0678 fatty acid-binding protein-like protein At1g79260 — translation MDGELPPAPAPLSIHPAVTPLSFLLGTWRGRGDGGFPTINSFSYGEELHFSHSGKPVISYSQKTWKLDSKEPMHAESGYWRPKPDGTIEVVIAQSTGLVEVQKGTYNAEEKVIKLQSELVGNASKVKEISRVFKLVDGELSYLVQMATGLTSLQPHLKALLTKV, via the exons ATGGACGGAGAACTGCCGCCGGCACCGGCTCCGTTGTCCATCCATCCCGCCGTAACACCGCTATCATTCTTACTCGGAACATGGAGAGGCAGAGGCGACGGTGGATTCCCCACCATTAATTCCTTCTCTTACGGCGAGGAACTTCACTTCTCCCATTCCGGCAAG CCAGTGATTTCCTACAGTCAAAAGACTTGGAAACTCGATTCTAAAGAGCCAATGCACGCTGAGAGTGGATATTGGCGTCCCAAGCCCGATGGTACCATTGAGGTAGTCATCGCTCAAAGCACTGGTCTCGTTGAAGTTCAG AAAGGAACATATAATGCAGAAGAGAAAGTGATAAAGCTCCAAAGTGAACTTGTGGGGAACGCTTCCAAG GTGAAAGAAATAAGCAGAGTGTTTAAACTGGTGGATGGAGAACTTTCCTACCTGGTTCAGATGGCTACTGGCTTAACCAGTCTTCAACCACACTTAAAAGCCTTGCTTACTAAAGTTTGA